DNA sequence from the Coffea eugenioides isolate CCC68of chromosome 9, Ceug_1.0, whole genome shotgun sequence genome:
AAGCTGCTAATGTTATTCCATTCTGAAAATTAAGGTAGTACATGGTTTTTCAACAATTCGAGCTATAAAGTGAATTTGGTTACCAGAATTTGTACATGTCGAAGTAGTTAAATCTTGAAATAAGTAAACTAAAATTTGGCTATCCTCACATGATGCTTTGGtgtataccaaaaaaaaaacaaaaaaaaaaattagatcaATAACTTTAAGAGAAAAATACAGTTTTGGTATccaaaatttgatttctttATTAAATCATATTTCGGATGAGTCCTTTGCAGAAAATTTTCCCTGAATTGGAATTAGCTACTTTTTGCTTAATTAGCATAATTACCGAGAGAAGTTGCAAGTGCACTCTTCATTCATTTGTTTGATGTCCTTTTCTCTTGCAGAATTTTTGATAATATCGAAATATTAATATACTAAAAAGACCAATAATCTTATAGAAAAAGATGAAtttggggaaaagaaagctTAATTGTTACAAATATTTATGGACAAATTTAGAGAGCGCCAATGCCCTTGAGGCCAAGTACAACTCCGACCCCAATAATGTGACCAACAGACCCACAGGCCAAGGTATCTGCAAGGGTGAAACCAGCAGGATCACCAGTTTGTAGGCCTGAGTCCCTTATCTCAAGCTTTAGTCCTGCAGTGGACTTCCTGTTTGCTGATGGAGCCAAACCAAATCTACCAGCAAAGAGCATCAAGGTTGTAGAAACCACCATAAtctggcaaaaaaaaaaaaaaactatgttGGCTAAAATATTTGGCCCATAAATCATTGTGCAGCTTATTAGTTGCAATTAGCTAAATTTGAGACCGCAAAAATTAGAAGTTCTGAGTTATAATCTCTTTGTTCCCTTATCGCTTCTTAAATCTCACTCATCTGCtaggaaaaaattttttttaaaaaaaacttattAGTTGCAATTAGCAAAGTGCATACCAAATTTGTGGGTGAGCCAATGTAGCCACAGCGAGCTCCTAAAGCTCCCTGTCCTTTACTTTTCATCGGCTGAACAGCCACCTGCATATGGAAACAAACTTTTTATGTGGTTGTGCTCTTGATTATTCTTTTGTAATTTGCCTAATTATTTGGACTTGTCAATCTTGATCTTTCAATTTGGGAAGGGTTAAAAGTTCTTTAGCTCGTCTAAGGACTTTATGTAGTAAAGAATTCAAGGGTGTGTTTGTAAAAAGTTGAGCTTCACAATAAATTTTTTAGATTGCATTTTTTGGgaagtttttggagaaaattactTAGCACTTTTTTAGGATGTGTTGTATGTGAAGTGAAgtaaaaaaaagtgattgaaaattgTATATAAGAAATACTCacagaaaacataaaaattttctccaaaatatcACAACCAAACAATTTTCTTGCAATGATTTTTGTAAGGTCAATATACGAGGTGATGCAACCTAgacaaggaaaacaaactattctaattttttttttcttttacatcaTTCAAATAGAGGATACAACTTCTAATTGTCATCCTAACCACCAGAATGACAACAAAATTTTGTTAATACAAATGGACAGTAAATTTTACATTAAGGATTTTTTATGGtagtccctttttttttctttttctggttaACGATCTCTGAATCTTGTATTgagtataaaagaaaaaaaaaacaaaaaaggtttCTTTATGCGCTGAGTAACTTGTACTGATCAAACTTGTTTCATGTTTTTACAACATCCTATATTCAACATTAACAATTGAATTTAATTGAGTTTTAACGAAATCATGATCCACAATTATACCTAAAAGAGTAattaatcacaaaaaaaaaaaacaaagatacAACTACTGACCAGGCTTCGCACGGGAGAAAAAGATGCTGTTTTGGGCCGAAGGCCATTGAATTGGGGAAGAGAAGTCATTACAGCAGAAGCCATTGGCGTAGAATTGTGAGACAGAACTGATCAAACAAGAAGAGGAAAATTTGCTCCTTCTGGCTGATATCCTAACCATTTTGACCATGAAAAAGTAATATAAATTTGTTAGACTAAAATTTGGAGTATTGCCCCAGAGCCACAAGAATCTTTTGTGGACTCAGGATGGTGTTGTTGGATACACCGAGATGCTTGTTGCTGATTTGGCAGCTTTTGATTGGGTGGCTTCAAATGGATAAGGATTTATGTGCAATGAATATGTAGATGAACTCATTGTAGTTGATTTGGGCTGATAATGTGTGGGAAATTGTTGAAATACTATAGCCCTGTCCTTTTCTGCAGCTAAAGTATTGCCATCATTTATTTGACCACATTTTTGTGTCaaattttagggataatttcatgaACCTTTCCAGAgatttttcacaattttacaaAAATACCTTCTAATATTTGTAATTACACTTCATGGAATATCACACCTCAGATGTTGTAGATAATTGAGATTCCTGCGAATTTCATGCAGTGCTTTGTGTAATTACGGATATAAGAAAGTATTCTTATAAAATTGTCATAAAACTTTAgaggaggtttttgaaattattcccAAATTTTATTATCTTGTGAGTGGTATGATAATGGGTAGGCCTATACTACGGTATATTCTAGTATAGCCGAACTATCATTTTTTTTGCCTTAAATTTAGATTTGTTAACAGAGCAGGCATTATAGACTTTTTGGGTTACCATTTATTGATTATTATAATGTCCCTCCAAGGTAGCCGACCTGGTGGTGTAGTCCCTAGTTAGGGCATCCACCAGTGTTCGACCCTTGTAACAAAAATGGGGAATAACTCAACAACCCAAAGAAGAGTTGAGGCGTGAAGTGGGACtagatcctttttttttttgacaaaaaaaaattattgattATTATAATGATTCTAAGGTAATATGTGCTATAAGAAATTACCAAAGCATGGTTAATATTATTGCTGATGGCTCTCTTCTTCACACCTGTTTCTATGAACCACAACAGTAAAAGCCCACAATTTGTTGACTCTAAAATTTTTATATCATAATAGATGACTATTTTCCTAAACTAAAAAGTTTCTGTTCAGATTTAGTCTGTTTTGACAATAGTACATAGCCTGCAATTGTAAAGGAAAAGCAGCATAATATTTTGACGCTTTTTGCTGgaaaatgttaaattagttaatATGAAAGTCATCTTTTCTACAAATTGATTTAACTgaacctattttttttttttcacacatcAGCCAATTGtgaaaccaaaaccaaaaaaaaaaccatgaaaTAATTAAGACTTATATCTTATATGACATTCTGGGTTTCtctataattttttattttttttggtaagtgaGAGAATTTAAATTCGAGACTTTTTACTTATAACTCCTTCTATCTTATCACACAATCCAACCCTTTGGGTTCAAATGCAACTTGCAGATGAAACATCCAATCCCTAATAAGGACACTTTTCGAGTAGTCCAATAAAAACTGTGATTATCCCTAAAGCACATAAATATGTAAAAAGGATGGTTCTCTCAAGGAATAATTCTACTGAAATTAGTATATTTGGTGGTTGAAAGGGTCTATCGATGTAATATTAATTACAGGACCTCTCGTATCATtaatttataagtttaggaGTACTTAAACTAACATTTAATAGGGAGGGGTAggatgtaaaaaaaaaaattgaacaagATGCATTGCAACCTATCATATTTACAATTTATGCTTTTAAAATTTACCATGGTTTGAGCCATTTAAAGAATCGTTATCACGTTTATACACATTTGAATAGTCTTCGACAGCAGATTTCATCCCAGTCGACCTTGGATGACCACATTTGGTCATCGTTTCTATTTTCTCATAGAAGACTCAGCCCCCTAACAAGCATCATAAAGAGTAAAGTTTGAAGCAATAAGCCACTAAGAGTAagcttgtgtttggattgtaattttctgaaatttttgtaaaaaatatgcTTTGGCGATTTGatttatgtgagataaaaaggtgattgaaatagATGTTCACAAAAATGTAGAGATTTTTTGGCAACCCTTTCCGAACAAGGCCTACTCTCCAAATTAAACAACAGCATATATTAGAGATCGATTACGATCATTTTGTTATGGTCTTGCTTTGCTAACCTTAGACACAAAGCATAGctccaaataaataaataaaaacatgggagaaatagagagagagagataaagCAGAGTATGAACAAGTCAATTAAATACAACATCAATATTCCTTCATCTCTGTATCTGTAAAGTGTATggataattacatatcaaaaaaTCTATTTGGTGATGCAAACAAAGTCATCACGTTTGATTAAAGCATTGATAAATTACatattcttctttctttttaagagaaaggattcatgcattttttttaaaaaaggattCATACATCACTAAGCCAAGAATTTTAcgttagtataattgataagcTAGACTTAGTTTCAGTCTGATTtagtttcaaaacatggaaTTGGATGATTCGTACAGTTGTGTCAATAACTTTTTAACTAGTACTACAAtcgaagaaagaaaaaagaaatgaaaaactgCATCGTAGTGGGGAGGAGAGAGTAGAAATGTGGGCGATTTCAAATTAAAACAATTGGCCATGGTCAAATAGTTTAACAGACACTTAAACTAAAAATATGGCTATTTGCCACCAAATAACAgcgaaagaaaaaagaaaaaggacagGAATATCTGGATCACTAGTcgttatacatttatacataatattaatatatatttataatttataatttatacatttatataatattcatttatacatttatacatttatattaattatacatttatacatttataaatatatttatattagtattatatataatataatacatttataatacatttacatatttttatataaatatatttattataaatatttataaatgtattataactgcataaatgtatataaatataaaaattataaattataaattataaaaatactcaaaaatatgttttaaaaatacctccaaaaataatccaaaaaacatctacagtaaaattttttcatatagtttttgaaaaataaccccaaaaacaactaatctaaACGGACTTGCATTTGAAAAACGAAATGCTACAGTACTGTTTTTATAAAACAACCTCAAAAACAGTTAATCCAAACATAGCAATTGTCATTTGGAGTTTGTGGAGTGTGGACTTAATAGTTCCTCCAGTGGAAATAAGGAATCGGGCCGCTGTCATTGTAGTTTCGCAAGATTCAATCCGATTGTTGTACTTATTAAATTATTTGATATAAAATCACATTATATTGCTATACTCATGAAAATATAAAGTACATGAAACTATTGCATATATATTCAATATAACATTATGATTTAGTGGTATACTAAATATTTAAATGTGTATAATAATCGGACCAAATTGCACAAGACACAGTAGCACCGGCACCCAATCCGTTGGAATAATACCACCTATTCCATTAACTAGGACTCCTTGATTTTTTCTAcggataatttcagaaaactcaggagaggtttctgacaaATTCACTCGCCTCGCCTAAAGTTTGTAAAACTACACAAACTTCCCTTAAAATTAAGGTTTTGATAACAAAGTTCATCCAATTAGAAAAAGTACTttaagcaaataaatgaaatttttatttcataaatacctcttatgcatgtatataagtaatattagtcaaagaataaaaataattaaaagttagaaataattaatacatacatttaaccactcaaaaagttcatatttaataaattagacaatataaataagcaacaaaactaCATTAATGATTACAAGATTCAGCAAAACAGACTAGTCATTtcttttaatataatatttactatgattcttgtgattttgaatacAACCTATTCCATTGACTATGACTCCTTGATCATTTCTAGTGCGATACCTCTCCGAGTTACAGATGGACGTTGAGTAGTAGTCATTTGTCCTGGTCTATATACTTTATAAATACCACAGGGTTCTGAAGTCTTCTAAGCACCATATCCTTCGTGTCCGTGCAAACAAAATACATCCAATCTCTTGAGTTTGCTCTATAGCACTTCTCTAAATCACTCACTGAAATGGCTGAGAACAGCAGCAGGAGGGAACAACCACAAAGTATATCCATTGCCTCAAAGCTACAACAGTAACACAGCTAATTATAACGTCAAGCGTGATGAAGAGTTTGCCACCTCAAATATGGATTCTGATGAGCTTCGGCGCAAGAAGCGCATCAAGTACTTGGCCTATTTTGCTGCCTTTGTTGTTCTTCAAACTGGGACTATGGTCCTCTTTTAACTAAGTGTGATGAAGGTAAAGACGCCCAACTTTTGTTGTAAATGAAGGAGTATTTCAAAAGATTGTGTCCCACGTTGGAAAATTAAAGAGACTTCTTATCATTTTATAATGCTTAGTTTTTTATTGGATTTGTGTTGGATTGGTAATTAGTGTGGGCTCGCACGCATGAGAGGGAAGTTGAGTTGGGCCGTTTCAGTACAAACTGATGAATTTACACCCTCTCTGTGCGTGGGTTAAGCACGAAAACCTTCCTGGCagctctcttcttcttcttttttccacTCTCTGCTGGATTTACACAACATTTGCTAGTTCTGATCCTTCTTGTTTATAACAAGAAAAAGGCTTGTTTAATTTTGGGGAAACATTTCAACTTCCTGAAAAATTTTCTTAGGACAATACTATTAAGCATGACTCAAGTCCTTGCAAGTTGGAACAGCCCCAAACCCCTCCTTCAATTTGCGGATGGATGCTGAATTGGGAGTCAAGAATGCTAATTTTGGAAACTACAAGTTCCAGTTTCGTGATGCACCTGTTGGTGAGGCCTTTGTTCGCAAAACAAAAGCTTGATGGTTATCAACCAAGAAATTGGAGATTGAGGTTGACCTGTCATCAAACGGTTTGCCCACCAATTCTCAGCTTGTCTACGATCTCAACTCTGAGGTCTTGAAATTGAAGAGCCGATCCAGATTGAACGGAAAGGTGGAGCTGAAGTTTatcttcaagaagaagaaatcGACTAGCATGGATTGATCGGACCAGGGGCAGGAACTGCAACCGTTCCTGAAGGTTATGTGCATTTTACACAGCGTaattttagaacaaaattttaCGAGTCTCACACATATTGTTAAAAATGAGGTACAAAAAGTGATTTGGACCGTAcaaattttttgaaacaaatcTTGGCCATGAACTGCTCAGGGACAGTCCTTCTGATGACCGTCCTACCCGTATTCGGATTGCACCATCACGATTGGATTGATAGACAAAGCCGTTCAACATATTAAATGCAAATGACAATTGAATATCCATGGATGCGCCACATCATTTGCCATCTAGTGTTGGTTCTTTAATTATGTATGTGTCCTTGTGGAATTCTTGATTGTTTTTCTCTGGTTGATTGAAGAGCTCTTCTCCTACTGTTTCCCATgtaattttttcaataattacgttttctaacttttttttgtgtttcttgattttctccTAATGCCTATATaatgtttcttgattttttttttaatattccTTGATTATTTCATGTTTGTTTTTTCTTACTTTGCATTGACCGTATTGATTTGTGGGGCAAAAATTTCTCTACTCATTCTACTACTTTGTTTGTTTTGGGTAATATTATGATGGTAATTGCACCTttggatctttttttttttttttttgaacacaCTATGTATCAAGAGAGTGAGTCTTGGACTCATGGTGAATGAACAATGTTTATGGaaggttttttgttttttgaaataaatgtTTATAGAAGGATACTTTGACATCATTTTATATACATAGTGCCATTTTTTAGGTTTATCGacaaatattaataattaaactTTGACACCATTTGGCCTTTGTAAGTTGCATGCCGGACATTTACTAATACACTTTTGATCTAAAGCTGTCAAAATTTAGATATTTTAATCCATTTAGCTAACATGCTTGCAATATTTTTAAACCCCAAGTATTAAGTGAATTGGATGAGTTTTCGTTTAATGATTCGAATTGGTCCAATCAATTTagatgtttttatttttttaagtacTATATAAATTGGATGactttaaaatttaaaaaatatgtaGTATGCACCAGTTGAAAAgttaatttttatgattttgactGATTCAATCGATTCTTCgattgcatttttctagtttaattAATTATATGAGTTTGATAAATTGGATTAATGTCTTGGTCAATTCACTGTTCAATTGGTCAAACCAGCTTGTCCAATCGAGTTTTTCAAAGTACTGCATTTTTTCACTACATCTTTGTTAATGCAATACAACATATTAggaacttttttttccttttagtaTGTAAAAAATGTCATGCTATATTAATATAttgaaataatattttctatAAATTTACCACCAGTAATGAACTGTTTGccaaattcaaaagaaaaacattTATTTGGCAGTtatgtctttttttttgtcttctaaTGGAAGGCGAAGTGCAAATTCTGTTCTTATTTACTCCCTTCATCCTAATTATTTAGTCATGTTTCGAGAtttcaactttttaaaaatagtgaTTTGATTGTGATATTTATACTTCTCTTTCCAATTTTATTCTCACAaatacaaattttaaatttgaattgtaaCGTGCATATGattagaaagaaaaattatatttaaaaaaaaattagaagatgttttgattttttttatatgaaaaaatgTTCTAAAGGTCTGAAATTTGCGTATAGCTTTTTTGAAAGTTGAAAACTTACAAGTGTTGACTGAATTTTGCTTTGCAAGAAatagaaaagagagaaaagtagTAATCGATTGTTGACTGATGGCTGTTTAGTAAAGGGTGGGTCAACGTAGGGAGGCTAAAATGTCAGGTCGTCAGCCCACAACAGACGAACAGCTTGCGTCACAAGCGTGTAATATATTTGTTGCAAAAGGTTCCCCTAACACTACTAGAACAACCAACTACCATTGGAGTAGTTGCGATTATGAAAAGCCTTAATATAGGAGGCAGCACACctatttgtaaaattaaaaaaaaaatccatttcCTTCTACCCATGTACAAATACAGTGTAAAATAAGTAGTAATAAGTCATATAGAATCACTAGATTCGGAAAATCCCTAGATGATATATTTTATTAAAACTTTTTTACTGACAGAGGGATCAAATGGTATAATATAGTTCATTTGTTGGAAGATTTGAGGATTAAAAGTATGACTCTTACTCTCCAATTGGTTGTTTTTGCACTAATTGCTACCTCATCAATCTAAGGCTTTCCTTGGGTGCAGGTCAAGGGATTCGATCCCTTGACTTACATTCATCTCCAAGATTTTTTTGAAAGTTTTATCAGCGGGTGCAAAGACACCCGTTTAGTCCGATTGTGGTTCAATCTCGTTTGCTCTTGACCTATTTGGACCCATCCCCTCCCCCTTAGTATGGAGTAGGAGTTGCACCCGTTAGTCCGGTTGTAGTTCAATCTCTTCTGGATTCTCCCTTCGTTTAGTCCAGTTGTGGTTCAATCTCTTCTGGGTTCTCCTTTGACCCATTTGGGCCCACCAACTCCCTCTTAGtatagagtaggagtaggagtagaATAGGAAAGTTATCCGGTTGTGGTTCAATCTCTTCTAGGTTCTCCCTTGGCCTATTTGGACACACCCTCTTCCCCTTAATATAGAGTAGGAGTTGCACCCATTTAGTCCGGTTGTAGTTCAATCTTTTTTGGGTTCTCCTTTGACCCATTTGGGCCCACCCCCTCCCTTTTGGTATAGAGTAGAAGTAGAAGTAGAAGTAAAATAAGAAAGCTATTGTGtcggaaaaaaaaagaccaCTAAAACAACCACCTTTAGAGTAGTTGACCACTACATATCTTTGTGGGGTGGGAGGTCA
Encoded proteins:
- the LOC113782817 gene encoding photosystem I reaction center subunit psaK, chloroplastic, with product MASAVMTSLPQFNGLRPKTASFSPVRSLVAVQPMKSKGQGALGARCGYIGSPTNLIMVVSTTLMLFAGRFGLAPSANRKSTAGLKLEIRDSGLQTGDPAGFTLADTLACGSVGHIIGVGVVLGLKGIGAL